From Triticum urartu cultivar G1812 chromosome 2, Tu2.1, whole genome shotgun sequence, a single genomic window includes:
- the LOC125541700 gene encoding uncharacterized protein LOC125541700 translates to MIIMYDYIINKVFLVPNDEYFNHYLAYYEPVLMKCTARKYAPTSCPYKIKVCGMQAEERMNLTFTNTTSYLISQDSKDKWRIIWVCGKYTAMTIMMFLFVMMMMMLDAFSFN, encoded by the exons ATGATTATTATGTATGACTATATCATCAACAAGGTGTTTTTAGTACCAAATGATGAATATTTCAACCACTATTTGGCG TACTATGAGCCTGTACTCATGAAATGCACTGCAAGGAAATACGCACCTACAAGTTGTCCCTATAAGATTAAG GTATGTGGCATGCAAGCAGAGGAGAGGATGAACTTGACATTTACTAATACTACTTCATATTTGATCTCACAAG ATTCAAAAGATAAATGGAGGATTATATGGGTGTGTGGCAAGTATACTGCAATGACAATAATGATGTTCCTGTtcgtgatgatgatgatgatgctggATGCTTTCAGTTTTAATTAA